A portion of the Peptococcaceae bacterium genome contains these proteins:
- a CDS encoding thiolase family protein → MREEVVIVDAIRTPIGNMGGTLKDISGEDLACLVLKALLERTKLDPAAVDEVIVGQTKISADAPNIARTAALMAGVPIEVPAYTVSRQCGSGLQAVNSGAQAIMSGQAEVVLAAGTESMSNAVFYLRQARYGYRSGNGVLVDSNTESQFRSQPQDMFGVFNMGMTAENLAEKYRIAREEQDLFAFRSQEKANKAIQTGRFKEEIVPVPVKQKKGEPLLFDTDEFPKQTTLEKMAKLPPAFKEGGTVTAGNSSGRNDGASALLLMSAKRAQREGLKPLAVLRSQAAVGVDPRIMGIGPVNASRKALELAGLKLNQIDLIELNEAFAAQSLACIKELDLDQSIVNVNGGAIALGHPLGCTGARIMTTLLYEMKRRKARYGLATLCVAGGLGLADVVELV, encoded by the coding sequence ATGCGTGAGGAAGTAGTGATTGTCGACGCGATACGGACCCCCATCGGCAACATGGGCGGGACATTGAAGGATATCTCTGGGGAAGACTTGGCCTGCTTGGTGCTTAAAGCGCTGCTGGAACGGACGAAGCTGGATCCTGCCGCAGTGGACGAGGTAATTGTGGGGCAGACGAAGATTTCCGCTGATGCGCCCAATATCGCGCGCACGGCAGCTTTAATGGCGGGAGTGCCCATAGAAGTGCCGGCTTATACCGTCTCGCGCCAGTGCGGGTCCGGCCTGCAGGCAGTTAACTCCGGAGCGCAGGCCATTATGAGCGGTCAAGCGGAGGTGGTTCTCGCTGCCGGGACGGAGAGCATGAGCAATGCTGTGTTTTATTTGCGCCAGGCCAGGTATGGCTACCGGTCCGGCAACGGGGTCCTGGTGGATTCCAATACGGAGAGCCAATTCAGGTCCCAGCCTCAGGACATGTTTGGAGTCTTTAACATGGGCATGACGGCAGAAAACCTGGCTGAAAAATACCGGATTGCCCGGGAAGAGCAAGACCTTTTCGCCTTCAGGAGCCAGGAGAAAGCCAATAAGGCTATCCAAACCGGAAGATTCAAGGAAGAGATTGTTCCGGTTCCCGTCAAGCAGAAAAAAGGCGAACCGCTGCTGTTTGATACGGATGAGTTTCCCAAGCAGACGACCCTGGAGAAAATGGCCAAGCTGCCGCCCGCTTTCAAAGAGGGGGGTACCGTCACTGCCGGGAATTCTTCGGGACGGAACGACGGGGCCAGCGCGCTGCTGTTGATGTCGGCCAAAAGAGCGCAAAGGGAAGGGCTAAAGCCTCTGGCTGTACTCCGCAGCCAGGCGGCAGTCGGAGTGGACCCCCGGATTATGGGCATAGGGCCGGTCAACGCCAGCAGGAAAGCGCTGGAACTGGCCGGATTAAAGCTGAACCAAATTGACCTGATTGAATTGAACGAGGCCTTCGCTGCTCAATCTTTAGCCTGTATTAAGGAATTGGATCTGGACCAGTCAATCGTAAATGTGAATGGAGGGGCCATCGCCCTGGGCCATCCCCTGGGCTGCACAGGCGCCCGGATCATGACCACCCTG